CTTCTCGAACTCTCCAAGGTTTATATATCAATTTATGACAATTTTACAATTACATTAATGATTAGGAGAATTGCCATGTATTTTTACATTCTTTTTGGAGCATTTACTGGagaaccttttttcttttttttcttttttttgggcttCGCTGATTTAGTGGATTAGTCTTTTGCACTTTCTGATTTGTAGGGAATTGTCTgttcttttcttgaaattggAATTTTGGGTAGTTTGGTAGTTAAAATTTCAGTATGATTTGTTAAAACTGGCGATAAATGAGAAGGTGCGATCCTTCattgtttttccatttttcattttcgcACCCTCAGTTCGATATGGTTATCATTtggtaaaataaattttttttgagtcTGTTGGAATAAGACAATATTGACAAATTGCTATCGGCAGTGAATCAACTGATCATTTGCTTAAAATATGTGATTTTTTCCTATAATTGTTAATTTGGTGCAAAGTTGACTTAATTCTCGATATTTTTTTGGGATAAGAGGCTGAAAAAATTTGGGATTTTTTTATAGCTTAGAGTAGTTGGATTTTCCACGTTCAAACTGCCACAGGATGTTGAAGTATGGGCAATCTCATGATAATATCCAACTACAATTGGTGCAAGGAAGCACTGAATGGCCAGAGGAGATTTGTTTAACATGCCGCTTTGTGTTCGATGATACTGCAATAATGTGATCGTTAATGGATTGGAATCAGAAACAATTAGTCAGTATACAAAAAAGTTCTTAGACACTACTTTAAATGTTTAAAGCTCACTTTAAGAGACTCAGAAATGATGAGGGGATACATTATTGCAGGACTttgaattacatatcaaaaggaTCTGTTTTGTTCTCTGCCAATGGTTGCTGCCAGAATAACTTTGTGGGTgtataaaaagtttcattgcCATATAAATCAGTTATTTAAGGGTGCATTATTGCTTAAATGATTCTTATGAATTAATGCTCTAACTCTTTGGTGTATTTTACAGGCATGGAAAGCACTATGCCTTTCTTCCTTGAGAAAATTACTTCTTGTTCTGCATATTTTAGCTCATAGATATTATGCATAATCGTGGCTTTCAAATTTATTGAGTAACTGATTgcatcttcttccttttttgttcATAATTGTAGAAGAGGGAAATCTTTCAAGATTTGGCTCCATTACTTTGGAATTCTTTTGGGACTATTGCTGCACTCCTGCAGGTATTTAGTATGAAAGtattctgtttttgttttttttctcagTATTTATATTGTCATAAGATGCCAATTAAAGTGTTAGTTGATTCATGAATATTGTACTGattaactgttttttttttttgaaaagaacaACTTCGCCAATTCGTATATTGGTTATACTCTTTGACTGTTGTACTTTTTGTGGATATATGTTTTACGATGTAATTTGACAATATGAACTCAATAAATTGTCTTTGTGTATGTGCATGAGACATTGATGGTGAGGAAATGGAAACTACATTGATAATGGAAAAACAATGTGTAGTGTATTTGATGCATCTCTTGTTATAAAGACAGTTTGCTGACTGGATTGGTGTTCTTTTTTGGGAGCATGCAGGAAATAGTTTCTATCTACCCTGTTTTATCTCCACCAAACCTGACTCCTGCACAGTCAAATAGGGTTTGCAATGCACTTGCTCTTCTGCAGGTACTACTTATTCTTTTCTTTGACTTTTTCATGAAAAGATGATGGAAGAATTTCGTATCACATTTTTGTGAGTCAGGTCATGCATGTACATCCTAAAGAAACTCAACATATTTGTGATTTTGTAACAGTGGATTCATTAACCATCTTACAACTTTGTTCCTCATGTTTTTGACTCTTGCCTTTTTTGGCACTGACAAAAAAATGACTTTAGAGCTGCTTATTCATGATAACTTTATCAAAATAAAGTATTTGGAAtctttcccttccttttttattttttgttggtgATGCTGCCATAAATGGCCCAAATCTAATTCGTCTGCTCTGAAGTGATCTTGCTCCACCGCAAAGATTATCTGTTTTGTGAAAATCATTTGCTTTTGATGAATTTGTTGGTTTGCCTTTTGCAGTGCGTGGCTTCTCATCCTGACACTAGAATGTTGTTCCTTAATGGTAATTTACTCTTTCTTCAtgattaggatttttacatggATCTGCCTGAAGTTTCAAATATCTAACGGACAAAATCTGTAGACAAAGAAGAACCCTTAGTTTAGGGAGCCTCAATAGCTGTGTATTATAATGCAGCATCTACCTTCAACCTCCCAGTGTGCCTGTggaaaaaatatgataattacATGAAAATTtgtagagtttttttttaacactaGCCAGTTATTTGAATTGATACTGTTCCTCTCTGCTTTAAATAATATCTTAGGTTTGAAACTGAATGGACATGTTCCTGTTTGAGTTTCTTGGAGACTAAATAAGTCAGTAATCATGCCTGCTTTCTGAACTAAAATATCTGGTTCCTTTTGTTGCACATAAACTATTGTAGCAGTAGTGCAACCTCTATTCAGCTGTGGATCTTTTCCTTGTGCTTTTCATCTCAAGAGCAAGACAAGTTGCAAAACCATTGGGTTATTCTTCATTTAGCTGAATATTGTTTTGCTGTCATGGCAGTTGATTCTTAGTGTTGCTTTTCTTCTTTGCAGCCCATATACCACTGTATTTGTATCCATTTCTCAATACAACAAGCAAATCAAGGCCTTTTGAATACCTGAGGCTTACCAGTCTGGGTGTCATTGGTGCACTGGTGAAGGTATTAAATCATCCTAAGTTCATATTTTCTATTGTCCCTCTACCTCTCCTCCCCATATATCATGAACCATGTCCTTGCCAGTTTTGGCGTTCCTAGGTTAAACAATCTTCAATAGCAGCCATGGTGTTTTCAGCAAAACACATATCTTCtggttgggaaaaaaaaaagaagaagaaaaggaatacATAGAACAATGATTAATGGACTTTGAGTGCTTGTATCCGAATAGAGCAATACATATTGTAAAGTTGCACATCTGGAGAGAAATATCTAGTTTCTGCAACCTTATGAGATATTATCTTGTTTCACCCTACTCTGAGTGAAGCTCCAGTTGAGGCCGTATCTATGGTTCTGCTTATCTTAATTGCTGCTTTTGTTATGTGTTTTTAAATTGCTATCTCCCATAAGATATAACTGACCAACTTCAAGGGTTGATTTCTATCTGATTccttcaacttttcttctttttcttgaagTGTTATATATGTTCACCCAGGGTGAAGCATATGAAACTTACTAATTATAGTCGCAACTTTAATGTAACTATCCTCATTTCTTCGATTTGTTATTGTGTTGAATGAAATATGGCATCcttgaaatgcattatttgagCTACTTTTGGAAGTTCACTTGTATCATGTTTATATTACTTGGATTGTGCTAGCTATAATTTTCTGGTTGCCTTTGCTCCTTTTCAGGTTGATGACACTGAGGTTATTAGTTTCCTCCTCTCAACAGAGATAATTCCCCTGTGCCTTCGCACAATGGAGATGGGTAGTGAATTATCAAAAACAGTTGAGTGGCTCCTTATGTTATGTTTTACAGTGTTCTCTGATGTTTTAGTACAAACGTCTCCTCAGTTCTGCATTCCAAGTATAGTTTGCCCTACAACAACTGTTACTAGATGATGTATCAGACTCTGTGTGATTGATTCGCTTGAATCTTTGAGAATGGGAATTGGAATTTCTTTCTTGAAGTAAATGCTTTTCCGGCAGTTAGTGTAGCAACATTTGATGAACGTCAACAGTCCAAGGTGCAGTATGTAGATACGAAAATGATTCTTATCTGCTCTAACGATTGTTGTCATTTAGTGGCTGCTAGGGCTGTGGGGTTTGTCAGTTACTGCCACCCTTTTGATTAAACTGGAGACTTCCACATTGTAATACTAACTAGCCATTAAGAGACCAATTTTGGAATGTCACATTTGCTCATTTGAAGGTTGTTCTTGCAcaatttagacattttttttGTGCAGTCACAATTTCACCATCTTTCTTTATGGAACTCTATTTTTATTGTGTCTGCTGGCAGGTTGCCACATTTATTGTACAAAAGATTCTGCTGGACGATGTGGGCCTGGATTACATATGCACCACAGCAGAGCGGTTTTTCGCTGTAGGTCGAGTCCTGGGAAATATGGTGGCTGCACTTGCTGAGCAGCCATCATCGCGACTGCTAAAGCACATTATTAGGTGCTACCTTAGGTTGTCAGATAACCCAAGGTGATGCTTCAAGAACAATATGCTACCTCATTGCATATTGTTTCTTTCCTTCTCTCTCCTCTTTCTGTGCATACTGACGAGGTCCCTGCATTTACATGTTCAATTTGTGTACGTGCGGGTGTCTGTGTTCATATGCATCCCATGTTTCAGTATGAAAAACATTAAGGTTTTACAACTTGTCTTGTGTAGGGCTTGTGATGCACTTCGGAGCTGCCTTCCTGACATGCTTAGAGACGCCACCTTCAGCAGTTGCCTTCGTGTATGTATACACTAATATGTAACTTGAGCAGATTTTAGCTTATAATCTTGTATTCTGATTGTGGATATGCTGGAAATATAAATGTTTCAACACCTATTAAGCAACTTCAGCTTTCTGATTTGAGGGGACCTTCATCTTTCATGTTTTTCATGTTGCCAGGAAGATCCAACAACGAGACGATGGCTCCAACAGTTGCTTCACAATGTCCAAGGGCCTCGGGTTGCACTGCAAGCTGGGACAGGGTTCGACCATATGCTAGTGAACTGACTGGAGGCCAGCCCGTTTTTGTTTGCCGTTACTGCTGATGATTAAAGCTTGCATTTTCAAGTGCATGCTGCTTTAGTTGCTTGGTTAAAAGGTCATTTGTAGATTAGGTATTTATACAACTCTAGTAACTTTTCGTAGGGGGCTTAAAAGGCCTCGACTTGAATACGAGGTCATTTTGTAAATGAATTTGATGTTATTATAGAGGTTTTTTTTCAGTAGCCGGACACTTGATAGTGTTCTTAATTGGTCCACCCCGACCTGACCTCTTTAGCTGGTGCAGGTTAAATGACACCGTAGGCCTCAACAATTGTTTCTCATAATTTTAGTCTACAGTTTATGGATTAAGTGTATAACAATCACAATTGACTTTTGGATTAAAGGTTTAGGTGTAAAACAATAACTTTTGGCACACAACTCCTAAAGAGTATGTAAGAAATTATTGTtgttttgtatttatttatttattggttCAACTTCATAGATTTGATATCTTAGAACTGAACTTGTACATGGTTGACAAGGTGAACTTGCACATTGTGAGTATACACTTGTCTGTTTGGACATATAATGTATATAAGACCATAAAAAGttgttagaaaaataaaaaagttgatttgaaaaacatatttataatgcaagcgaataatattttaaaagaatAGATATCAAGATACATTCGTTAATCAATTACATCACTTGTAGGCGTGGATTATGTAATTTTACATGGAGTTGTTTTCTTCACTTTTTGACCTGGATTGACATGCATTACGTTAGAtaatacatacaaattatttgaATACTGGTTAATGTCCAATATGTTTTCCTATATTTCTTTATCAACACCTAAGTTGGTTTACCTCTAAAATTTATAAAacctttttaaaaattaaaattttctacCAGATGCATAATGGACATTCATTAAGATACCTAAAATGCGCGCaagttagtttttcttttttttttttgttat
The DNA window shown above is from Coffea arabica cultivar ET-39 chromosome 5e, Coffea Arabica ET-39 HiFi, whole genome shotgun sequence and carries:
- the LOC113688564 gene encoding uncharacterized protein, with the protein product MANLPQSLSMNAAAAFGGPGSSSASPSAAGTQGNKDRKMMSAEQLVLELSNPDLRENALLELSKKREIFQDLAPLLWNSFGTIAALLQEIVSIYPVLSPPNLTPAQSNRVCNALALLQCVASHPDTRMLFLNAHIPLYLYPFLNTTSKSRPFEYLRLTSLGVIGALVKVDDTEVISFLLSTEIIPLCLRTMEMGSELSKTVATFIVQKILLDDVGLDYICTTAERFFAVGRVLGNMVAALAEQPSSRLLKHIIRCYLRLSDNPRACDALRSCLPDMLRDATFSSCLREDPTTRRWLQQLLHNVQGPRVALQAGTGFDHMLVN